In Debaryomyces hansenii CBS767 chromosome B complete sequence, one genomic interval encodes:
- a CDS encoding DEHA2B09680p (highly similar to uniprot|P49089 Saccharomyces cerevisiae YPR145W ASN1 Asparagine synthetase isozyme of Asn2p): MCGIFAAFRQPEVEQFKSKALQYSKRIRHRGPDWSGNVIQNSTILCHERLAIVGLDSGAQPITSEDGNYTLAVNGEIYNHIQLRDEFPSYPYKSLSDCEPIIPLFEKYDVDAPKYLDGMFAWVLYDKKNDRIVASRDPIGITTLYMGKSSKNPKTRYFASELKCLTDECDEIFAFPPGHVYDSNTDEITRYFNPSWWEESSIPSKRVDLKEVRETLELAVRKRLMAEVPYGVLLSGGLDSSLIAAIAARETQKAAAGISKDGIDANKELSGVDEKGSLHSSGWNQLHSFAIGLPGAPDLIAAEKVAHFIGTIHHSHTFTLDEGLDALDDVIYNLETYDVTTIRASTPMYLLSRKIKAQGVKMVLSGEGSDEIFGGYLYFANAPSPKDFHEECVKRVKNLHYADCLRANKSTMAWGLEARVPFLDKQFLEVCMNINPEDKLIKPAEGKIEKYILRKAFDTSDDPNAKPYLPEEILWRQKEQFSDGVGYSWIDGLKDAAEAAISDEQFANPKAEWGTDVPTTKEAYWYRCKFDEIFHSKAAASTVMRWVPKAEWGCHADPSGRFATIHEQKVDQD; encoded by the coding sequence ATGTGTGGTATTTTTGCAGCTTTTAGACAACCAGAGGTTGAACAGTTTAAATCAAAGGCTTTACAGTATTCCAAGAGAATCCGTCACCGTGGTCCAGATTGGTCAGGTAACGTTATTCAAAACTCCACCATCTTATGTCACGAAAGATTGGCTATTGTCGGGTTAGACTCCGGTGCCCAACCAATTACGTCTGAAGACGGTAACTACACCTTAGCAGTTAACGGTGAAATCTATAACCATATTCAATTAAGAGATGAGTTCCCATCATACCCATACAAATCTTTATCTGATTGTGAACCAATTAttccattatttgaaaaatacgACGTCGATGCGCCAAAGTATTTGGACGGTATGTTCGCATGGGTATTGTATGACAAGAAAAACGACCGTATTGTCGCCAGTAGAGATCCTATTGGTATCACCACTTTGTACATGGGTAAGAGTTCCAAGAACCCAAAAACTCGTTACTTTGCATCTGAATTAAAATGTCTTACTGACGAATGTGATGAAATCTTTGCGTTCCCACCAGGTCACGTCTACGATTCTAACACCGATGAAATCACCAGATACTTCAATCCTTCATGGTGGGAAGAATCGTCGATTCCATCTAAGAGAGTCGACCTCAAGGAAGTCAGAGAAACTTTGGAATTAGCTGTTAGAAAGAGATTAATGGCAGAAGTTCCATATGGTGTCTTGTTATCAGGTGGTTTAGATTCCTCCTTGATTGCAGCCATTGCTGCTAGAGAAACTCAAAAGGCTGCAGCAGGCATCAGCAAGGATGGAATTGATGCAAACAAAGAATTATCTGGTGTTGATGAAAAGGGTTCTTTACACTCCAGTGGTTGGAATCAGTTACACTCCTTTGCTATCGGTCTTCCAGGTGCTCCAGACTTAATCGCTGCTGAAAAGGTTGCTCATTTTATTGGTACTATTCACCATTCCCACACCTTTACTTTAGACGAAGGTTTGGATGCTTTGGATGATGTTATCTATAACTTGGAAACTTACGATGTTACTACTATCAGAGCGTCCACTCCTATGTACTTATTATCGAGAAAGATCAAGGCCCAAGGTGTGAAGATGGTTTTGTCAGGTGAAGGTTCTGATGAAATTTTCGGAGGTTACTTATACTTCGCTAATGCTCCAAGTCCAAAGGACTTCCACGAAGAATGTGTTAAGAGAGTTAAAAACTTGCATTATGCTGACTGTTTAAGAGCTAACAAGTCAACTATGGCTTGGGGATTAGAAGCCAGAGTTCCATTCTTAGACAAGCAATTTTTGGAAGTTTGTATGAACATTAACccagaagataaattaatcaagCCAGCTGAGGGcaagattgaaaaatacattTTGAGAAAGGCGTTTGACACTTCTGATGATCCAAACGCCAAGCCATACTTACCAGAGGAAATCTTGTGGAGACAAAAGGAACAATTTTCGGATGGTGTCGGTTACTCATGGATCGATGGCTTAAAGGATGCTGCAGAAGCAGCTATTTCCGATGAACAATTCGCTAACCCTAAAGCAGAATGGGGTACAGATGTTCCAACAACTAAGGAAGCTTACTGGTACAGATGTAAATTCGATGAAATTTTCCATTCTAAGGCTGCTGCTTCAACTGTTATGAGATGGGTTCCAAAGGCTGAATGGGGTTGTCATGCTGATCCATCCGGTAGATTCGCTACTATCCATGAACAGAAAGTTGACCAAGATTAA
- a CDS encoding DEHA2B09614p (similar to uniprot|Q12194 Saccharomyces cerevisiae YPL066W): MAPPKTVSPVIASLRASSTSVVRGCPGVPRSIPRIETVIELRPFNGVPFMIRSVGIELRTTQRVIVPSTLGSNDTVREYKIYENPFVFRPAAGEFSERLLGIDIPVLIPLPKDIISSGQYPQWNAMTTHSLVVKVSCGDTYNNETNYNEAFPIPIKLYDTLPIYRQFNEPIAEVRNSDCKQVLVELSLPVSSIGPKDDIILFVKTMTDPLCNKISKNLRLRFITFQIKEILECHEGGLPLMKEHKIYTETKSFLNDESILNTQGVSHQFRLEFPFDNEYLQMYCNKNYIDNNLSDNKHVVSTYTNDKKNSKVVEGIPLTHTQGFTTLGRLFSIRYEAIIKVKLVHGRDMEITLPITISPFNRESSEYLLSWIINQCEVARNKFGKDLVNRLVNARYDETDTVLHRFNPPPIVYKYTKSDWVRLGFNGEAFGSNQLGKNLVQYID, encoded by the coding sequence ATGGCACCGCCTAAGACAGTATCGCCCGTGATAGCAAGCCTAAGGGCGTCAAGTACAAGCGTCGTACGTGGATGTCCCGGGGTTCCAAGGAGTATACCCCGTATTGAAACGGTTATTGAGTTACGGCCATTTAATGGCGTTCCGTTCATGATTCGGTCGGTAGGAATAGAATTAAGAACCACACAAAGAGTTATCGTGCCGTCTACACTAGGGTCAAATGACACGGTTagagaatataaaatatacgAAAATCCGTTTGTTTTCAGGCCTGCAGCAGGAGAATTTTCAGAAAGATTACTAGGAATAGATATACCTGTGTTGATACCGTTGCCGAAAGATATTATTTCCAGCGGACAATATCCACAATGGAATGCAATGACGACACACAGTCTTGTGGTGAAGGTTTCATGTGGTGATACATACAATAATGAGACCAACTACAATGAAGCATTCCCCATTCCGATCAAATTGTACGACACGTTACCGATTTACAGACAGTTCAATGAGCCAATAGCAGAGGTGAGGAATTCAGACTGCAAACAGGTGCTTGTGGAACTATCATTGCCAGTGTCGTCGATAGGACCTAAAGATGACATTATTTTGTTCGTTAAAACCATGACGGATCCGCTATGCAACAAAATTAGTAAGAACTTGCGATTAAGGTTTATAACATTCCAAATTAAAGAGATATTAGAATGCCATGAAGGTGGGCTTCCGTTGATGAAAGAGCATAAGATATACACTGAAACAAAGAGTTTTTTGAATGACGAGTCTATTCTAAACACACAGGGTGTTTCCCATCAGTTTCGCTTGGAGTTTCCCTTTGATAATGAGTATTTGCAGATGTATTGCAATAAAAACTATATTGATAACAACTTGAGTGATAATAAGCATGTCGTATCCACGTATACAAACGATAAGAAAAATAGCAAAGTGGTTGAAGGAATTCCACTTACTCACACACAGGGTTTTACCACTCTAGGTAGACTATTTTCCATACGATATGAAGCAATAATTAAGGTGAAACTAGTACACGGTAGAGATATGGAGATAACGTTGCCAATAACCATTAGTCCATTCAATAGAGAAAGCAGCgaatatttattgtcaTGGATAATAAATCAGTGTGAAGTTGCGAGAAATAAATTTGGCAAAGATCTAGTCAACAGATTAGTAAATGCAAGATACGATGAAACTGACACCGTACTTCACAGGTTTAATCCGCCACCGATCGTGTATAAGTATACTAAATCGGATTGGGTGAGATTAGGATTTAATGGTGAAGCATTTGGGTCGAATCAATTAGGGAAAAATTTGGTACAATACATTGATTAG
- a CDS encoding DEHA2B09658p (similar to uniprot|P32496 Saccharomyces cerevisiae YFR052W RPN12 Subunit of the 19S regulatory particle of the 26S proteasome lid) yields MSLQKLTGELYQLFESEKYTQCQKILTPIKIELIKHNLLVPLASNSGNKDQLNDLKIAERILEIGSLASLLSNDYQGFENYFAQLKPFYSNEKLHSKLEINTDSTKIISLYLLYLLSQGLISKFHVELEYIFNKRQYNIEKDSYLQFPINLERNLMEGNYNKIWKLLNESDNKLPCKEYKHFIDTLITALRFEIAKSLERTYESLPVSNCKNLLYFPQEQSDSVFQQFCERDLEIETWSFKDGTIFFHSKSKDETSGDNSTAVINNVLNYAEQIESIV; encoded by the coding sequence ATGTCATTACAGAAGTTAACTGGCGAACTATATCAATTGTTCGAATCAGAAAAATACACGCAATGTCAGAAGATCTTGACGCCAATCAAgattgaattgattaaacACAATTTATTAGTGCCATTGGCGTCAAATAGCGGGAATAAGGATCAGTTAAATGACTTGAAGATTGCGGAACGAATTTTGGAGATTGGATCCTTAGCATCGTTGTTAAGTAACGATTACCAGGGATTCGAGAACTATTTTGCGCAATTGAAGCCATTTTATAGTAACGAAAAGCTCCACAGcaaattggaaataaataCTGACAGCACCAAGATTATCTCGTTATATTTGTTATATTTGTTATCACAGGGgttaatttcaaagtttcaCGTtgaattggaatatatcTTCAACAAACGccaatataatattgaaaaggatTCGTACTTGCAATTCCCAATTAACTTGGAAAGAAACTTAATGGAGGGTAACTATAATAAGATCTGGAAGTTGTTGAATGAGTCAGATAATAAGCTCCCATGCAAGGAGTACAAGCATTTCATTGATACATTAATTACTGCATTAAGATTTGAGATCGCAAAGTCTTTAGAAAGAACCTACGAATCCTTGCCTGTTAGCAATTGTAAGAACTTGCTATACTTCCCACAGGAACAATCCGATTCTGTATTCCAGCAGTTTTGTGAGCGGGATTTGGAAATTGAAACCTGGTCCTTTAAGGATGGTACCATTTTCTTCCATTCTAAGAGTAAAGATGAGACAAGTGGTGATAATTCTACGGCTGTCATTAATAATGTATTGAACTACGCAGAGCAAATCGAGTCCATCGTATAA
- a CDS encoding DEHA2B09570p (similar to uniprot|P39926 Saccharomyces cerevisiae YMR183C SSO2 SSO1 and SSO2 encode syntaxin homologs (post-Golgi t-SNAREs)) gives MSNPYGNNSYEMGNYNKYSSGSGTGSNEDDFVTYMNEINDINNSLDQYSNLVNLVSNKQRNFVQELDLNEEDADYNSKQIDALVSESQSLQNDLKNRIKNVQTQAAQSKDQHKMDQAESCRKRFLEIIQEYRVVESNNREQTKVQAERQYRIIKPDASDDEVRAAVEDGNSQQYFQQALMQSNRRGEARTVLNEVQVRHRELLKLEKTMAELTQLFHDMEEMIIEQDQPIQQIDEQIHTAQHDIEQGVGHTNKAVTSAKKARKKKIWCLVICLIIIAILAIVLGSVFGTK, from the coding sequence ATGAGCAATCCATACGGCAACAACTCATATGAAATGGGCAATTATAACAAATACTCGTCCGGATCAGGTACCGGGTCGAACGAGGATGACTTTGTTACATATATGAACgaaatcaatgatataAACAATTCATTGGATCAGTATTCCAACTTAGTTAATTTAGTGTCGAATAAACAAAGAAACTTTGTACAAGAGTTGGATTTGAACGAAGAAGATGCGGATTACAACTCGAAGCAGATTGATGCGTTAGTATCGGAGTCCCAATCGTTGCAAAATGATTTAAAGAATCGTATTAAGAATGTACAGACGCAAGCTGCGCAGTCGAAGGACCAGCACAAGATGGACCAGGCGGAAAGCTGTAGAAAGAGATTTTTGGAgattattcaagaatacAGAGTCGTGGAGTCTAATAACAGAGAGCAGACAAAGGTCCAAGCTGAAAGACAGTATAGAATTATAAAACCGGATGCGTCTGATGACGAGGTTCGTGCTGCAGTTGAAGACGGAAATAGTCAACAATACTTCCAACAAGCCTTAATGCAATCTAACAGAAGAGGTGAAGCTAGAACTGTGTTGAATGAGGTTCAAGTGAGACACCgtgaattattgaaattagaaaagaCTATGGCTGAGTTAACTCAGTTGTTCCATGACATGGAAGAGATGATCATCGAACAAGACCAACCAATCCAACAAATCGATGAACAAATTCACACGGCGCAACATGACATTGAACAAGGGGTTGGACATACCAACAAGGCTGTCACCAGTGCCAAGAAAGctagaaagaagaagatctGGTGTCTTGTTATCTGTTTGATCATTATTGCCATTCTTGCCATTGTTCTTGGTAGTGTATTTGGTACAAAATAA
- a CDS encoding DEHA2B09592p (similar to uniprot|P40526 Saccharomyces cerevisiae YIL049W DFG10), which translates to MVKRPLEKLIGSFYVITLICIFLIKYIKTLNCLLKYGKNYENPQSKSTIINYLTSITVPKRWFLHFYIVYFGCCFSTGCFLELVQRDSRLNSVITTFITSWSPASLESAPANYKHYKLIFYLLCFQSFRRLLESMYITKFSSKAKINVFHYIMGLAFYTTISLNCFLSLLPYHLNTAIIPVNDAFDLTDKILITLFIWLSIDQFQNHYHLSTLPKYSVPKFGMFQLVGSAHYLDEIILYLIVAMIGNLHEKLSIIDINYILGWAFVAVNLSISSLESYSYYKAKFPEFTVKYSIIPGIL; encoded by the coding sequence ATGGTTAAAAGACCATTAGAAAAGCTTATAGGCAGCTTCTATGTTATAACCCTAATATGcatatttcttattaagTATATTAAGACCTTAAACTGTCTACTTAAGTATGgaaaaaattatgaaaaccctcaatcaaaatcaaccataataaattatctaaCTTCCATCACCGTCCCCAAACGATGGTTCCTTCATTTTTATATCGTATATTTTGGATGCTGTTTTAGTACCGGCTGCTTTCTAGAGCTAGTCCAAAGGGACTCGAGGCTTAATTCAGTCATAACTACATTTATTACGTCGTGGCTGCCTGCTTCTTTGGAATCAGCACCTGCTAACTACAAACACTACAAGCttatattctatttattaTGCTTTCAGTCGTTCCGTAGATTGCTCGAAAGTATGTACATCacaaaattttcttcaaaagcGAAGATCAACGtctttcattatattatgGGGTTAGCCTTCTATACCACTATCTCATTAAATTGTTTCCTCAGTTTACTTCCATACCATTTGAATACCGCGATTATTCCTGTTAATGATGCCTTTGATCTCACTGATAAGATTTTAATCACGTTATTTATATGGCTATCTATTGACCAGTTCCAGAACCATTACCACCTATCAACCCTACCAAAATATTCCGTACCCAAGTTTGGAATGTTTCAATTAGTTGGATCTGCCCATTATCTTGACGAGATAATACTATATTTAATAGTTGCAATGATCGGTAACCTACACGAAAAATTGTCGATTATTGATATAAACTACATCCTAGGTTGGGCATTTGTCGCAGTTAACCTATCCATTAGCTCATTAGAGTCATATTCATATTACAAAGCTAAATTTCCTGAGTTTACTGTGAAGTATAGTATTATTCCTGGCATTTTATGA
- a CDS encoding DEHA2B09636p (similar to uniprot|Q02767 Saccharomyces cerevisiae YPL065W VPS28 Component of the ESCRT-I complex): MSGLNSPPSYAPTSTSSYTPSNANHIKYHREIDKSAVIKSPLHKNIYDSLAEIYSIVTVMEMIEKSFLKDYITDKDKYTSTTLRLINQYQIIIKGFQEDQSKQTILADIVPGASVDSDDFSEKLANTYNLHAPLAIKRLQTGVPVTIEHLGTQVESSSHPTHNISNVNTSTNTKASGRLVAEVTGNFITCMDALKLNYKTKDQLHPLLSDLVVSLNDLVTMNDSNDENNGKTIEFPGKSKLISWLIKLNNLEDQELVQSDIDTFLNDLDSAYKNFYTSLE, encoded by the coding sequence ATGTCAGGGCTAAACTCTCCACCATCATATGCACCTACATCCACAAGTTCATATACTCCTAGCAATGCCAATCATATCAAATATCACAGGGAGATTGATAAATCGGCTGTGATCAAATCTCCATTACATAAAAACATATATGATTCGCTTGcagaaatatattccaTAGTAACGGTAATGGAAATGATAGAGAAGTCGTTCCTAAAAGATTATATTACTGACAAAGATAAATACACATCTACTACATTAAGATTGATAAACCAGTAccaaataattatcaagGGATTTCAAGAAGATCAGTCAAAGCAAACAATCTTGGCAGATATAGTACCAGGAGCTTCAGTAGATAGCGATGATTTTTCTGAAAAACTAGCCAATACATATAACTTGCATGCTCCGTTAGCTATAAAGAGGCTACAGACTGGTGTACCCGTAACAATCGAACATCTCGGTACTCAAGTTGAAAGTTCAAGCCATCCAACACATAATATCAGTAATGTCAATACATCTACGAATACCAAAGCAAGTGGCAGATTAGTTGCAGAAGTAACAGGCAACTTTATAACTTGTATGGATGcgttgaaattaaattacaAGACAAAGGACCAATTGCATCCTTTATTGTCAGATTTGGTGGTAAGTCTAAATGATTTGGTGACAATGAATGATTCAAACGATGAAAACAATGGTAAGACGATTGAATTCCCGGGcaaatcaaaattgatatcGTGgttaatcaaattaaataatttggagGACCAGGAATTAGTCCAATCCGATATCGATACGTTTTTGAACGATTTGGATCTGGCCTACAAGAATTTTTATACTTCATtagaataa
- a CDS encoding DEHA2B09548p (similar to uniprot|P07250 Saccharomyces cerevisiae YDR173C ARG82 Protein involved in regulation of arginine-responsive and Mcm1p-dependent genes): MDNTFVPSKHQAAGHDGCLISLGDNSIFAKLTNQQEIDFYNETQTLSQDDEDQLLGSKLVDWMPVFMGTLTQSDITKHDPNSVVMPVLNEDKKRVKQKLEGDDKSSEEVDDKQYIVLQNLYGGYVSPSILDIKLGSKLYDENATAEKAERLGKVSDSTTSGSLNFRICGMKLYNGNSTQTPAAEFDGMGETMKLITDDEDANYIEFDKYFGRSLSKDNVTDGLALFFDQFENAFIKRKLLETFIKRLQLLYNCLLDTEVRIISGSLLFIVENDMRKWEPVVDNDELYEARDSLIRSDFIDDDDDDDDEPGEVQSKQIADIDASSLSSLNFIDFAHAKYTKAKGYDENIIVGVENLITIFETILNKCNTYSSKTRN, from the coding sequence ATGGATAACACATTTGTCCCGTCAAAACATCAAGCAGCCGGTCACGATGGATGTTTGATTTCACTTGGGGataattctatatttgCTAAGCTAACAAATCAACAAGAAATAGACTTTTACAATGAGACACAAACATTATCACAGGACGATGAAGATCAGCTATTGGGCAGTAAATTGGTCGATTGGATGCCGGTTTTCATGGGAACGTTGACGCAGAGCGATATTACTAAACATGACCCTAATTCTGTGGTTATGCCAGTACTAAATGAGGATAAAAAGAGGGTGAAACAGAAATTGGAGGGAGATGATAAAAGCTCAGAAGAGGTGGACGATAAGCAGTACATTGTATTACAGAATTTGTATGGAGGGTATGTTAGTCCGAGTATCTTGGACATAAAATTGGGGTCCAAGTTGTACGATGAGAATGCGACGGCCGAGAAGGCAGAACGGTTGGGCAAAGTGAGCGATTCAACCACCAGTGGGTCGTTGAACTTCCGAATTTGTGGGATGAAGCTATACAATGGAAACCTGACACAAACGCCAGCAGCCGAGTTTGATGGTATGGGCGAGACAATGAAACTTATCacagatgatgaagatgctAACTACATAGAATTcgataaatattttggcAGGTCATTATCGAAGGATAACGTCACCGATGGCTTAGCATTGTTCTTCGACCAATTTGAGAATGCGTTCATAAAACGAAAGCTTCTCGAAACGTTTATTAAGCGGCTTCAACTCTTGTACAATTGCTTGTTAGATACTGAGGTGCGGATCATCTCAGGCTCCCTTTTGTTCATAGTTGAAAACGATATGCGCAAGTGGGAGCCCGTTGTGGATAACGACGAATTATATGAAGCACGAGATTCCTTAATACGATCAGACTTTAtcgatgacgatgatgacgatgatgacgagCCAGGCGAAGTGCAAAGCAAACAGATTGCTGATATTGACGCATCTCTGTTGAGTAGtcttaattttattgattttgcacATGCCAAATACACCAAGGCAAAGGGCtatgatgaaaatatcataGTAGGTGTCGAAAACCTAATCACAATATTTGAAAcgatattgaataaatgtAATACATATCTGTCTAAAACACGAAACTag
- a CDS encoding DEHA2B09526p (uniprot|Q9HGI6 Debaryomyces hansenii sup35 Polypeptide release factor 3), protein MSDDQQYNQDKLSQDFQNTSIGSGEQQQQSYQQYQQQPQQNNFNANSAPTFTPSGQQGGYQGGYQGGYQGGYQNYSQGGYQNYNQGYQNYNQGYQGYQNNNRGGYNNYNNRGGYNNYNNYNQQDQQPVQNQGMSLADFQKQQNAQANLNKPKKTLKLASSSGIKLANAKKAPETESKEATPAATEKEATPAATEKEATPAATEKEATPAATEKETTPAPAKKEATPASVKSESKPASKSTSKVATKESTPVTSDKVIQEQVDEVDEEVVKDMFGGKDHVSIIFMGHVDAGKSTMGGNILYLTGSVDKRTVDKYEREAKDAGRQGWYLSWVMDTNKEERSDGKTIEVGKAYFETEKRRYTILDAPGHKMYVSEMIGGASQADVGILVISARKGEYETGFEKGGQTREHALLAKTQGVNKIIVVVNKMDDPTVGWAEDRYKDCITKLGTFLKGIGYAKDDIIFMPVSGYTGAGIKDRVNPKDCPWYSGPSLLEFLDNMKTMQRHINGPFMLPISGKMKDMGTIIEGKIESGHIKKGGNLLLMPNKASIEVVAIFNETEQECDAAFCGEQVRLKIKGVEEEDLAPGYVLTSPLKPIKTITRFEAQIAIVELKSILSNGFSCVMHLHTAIEEVTFIELKHKLEKGTNRKSKKPPAFAKKGMKVIAILETNESVCAETYADYPQLGRFTLRDQGTTIAIGKITKVL, encoded by the coding sequence ATGTCTGACGATCAACAGTACAACCAAGACAAGTTGTCTCAAGATTTCCAAAATACCTCAATTGGAAGTGGTgaacaacagcaacaatCGTACCAACAGtatcaacaacaaccaCAGCAGAACAATTTCAATGCTAATAGCGCTCCAACTTTTACACCAAGTGGACAACAAGGAGGCTACCAAGGAGGCTACCAAGGGGGATATCAAGGAGGATACCAGAATTATTCTCAAGGAGGATACCAAAATTATAACCAAGGATATCAAAACTACAACCAGGGGTACCAGGGATACCAAAACAACAACAGAGGTGGATACAACAACTACAACAACAGAGGTGGATACAACAACTATAATAATTACAACCAACAAGACCAACAACCAGTTCAAAACCAGGGTATGTCATTGGCCGATTTCCAAAAGCAGCAGAATGCTCAAGCTAATTTAAATAAGCCTAAGAAGACTTTGAAGTtggcttcttcttctggtaTTAAGTTAGCCAATGCTAAGAAGGCCCCAGAAACCGAATCTAAGGAGGCTACTCCAGCTGCAACAGAAAAGGAAGCCACTCCAGCTGCTACAGAAAAGGAAGCCACTCCAGCTGCTACAGAAAAGGAAGCTACCCCAGCTGCCACTGAAAAGGAAACTACCCCAGCTCCAGCCAAGAAGGAGGCTACTCCAGCTTCAGTTAAATCTGAATCTAAGCCTGCCTCTAAGTCTACTTCTAAGGTCGCCACTAAAGAGTCAACTCCGGTTACTTCTGATAAGGTGATTCAAGAGCAAGttgatgaagttgatgaagaagttgtCAAGGATATGTTTGGTGGTAAGGACCACGTTTCTATCATTTTCATGGGTCATGTTGATGCAGGTAAGTCGACAATGGGTGGTAacattttatatttaactGGCTCTGTTGATAAGAGAACAGTTGACAAATATGAAAGAGAAGCTAAGGATGCCGGTAGACAAGGTTGGTACTTGTCATGGGTTATGGATACcaacaaagaagaaagaagtGATGGTAAGACTATCGAAGTTGGTAAGGCTTATTTTGAAACTGAGAAGAGAAGATACACTATTTTGGATGCTCCAGGCCATAAAATGTACGTTTCTGAAATGATTGGTGGTGCATCTCAAGCAGATGTTGGTATTTTAGTCATTTCTGCCAGAAAGGGTGAATATGAAACCGGTTTCGAAAAGGGTGGTCAAACAAGAGAACACGCTTTGTTAGCTAAAACCCAAGGTGTTAACAAgattattgttgttgttaaCAAGATGGACGATCCAACTGTTGGTTGGGCTGAAGATCGTTATAAAGATTGTATCACAAAATTAGGGACATTCTTAAAGGGTATCGGATACGCTAAGGATGATATAATCTTCATGCCTGTTTCAGGATATACTGGTGCAGGTATCAAGGACAGAGTCAATCCAAAGGACTGTCCATGGTACTCTGGCCCATcattattggaatttttAGATAACATGAAAACCATGCAACGTCATATCAACGGTCCATTTATGTTGCCAATTAGTGGTAAGATGAAGGATATGGGTACTATCATTGAAGGTAAGATTGAAAGTGGTCATATTAAGAAAGGtggaaatttattattaatgcCTAATAAAGCATCTATCGAAGTTGTTgcaattttcaatgaaacCGAACAAGAATGTGATGCAGCATTTTGCGGTGAACAAGTTAGATTGAAGATTAAGGGCgtggaagaagaagatttagcTCCAGGTTACGTTTTGACCTCTCCATTAAAGCCAATCAAGACCATTACTAGATTCGAAGCCCAGATTGCCATCGTTGAATTAAAGTCTATTTTATCTAATGGTTTCTCATGTGTCATGCATTTACATACTGccattgaagaagttaCTTTCATCGAATTAAAGCATAAATTAGAGAAGGGTACTAATAGAAAATCCAAGAAACCACCTGCATTTGCTAAGAAGGGTATGAAGGTCATTGCTATCTTAGAAACTAACGAAAGTGTCTGCGCGGAGACATATGCTGATTACCCACAATTAGGTAGATTTACTTTGAGAGATCAAGGTACCACCATTGCTATTGGTAAAATTACCAAAGTGTTATAA